TGCTGGTTTGCGGAATACTCATGTAGATGGTAAAGAAGAGGTGGAATTAGCTTACGCTTTAATGGCTGAATTTTGGGGTAAAGGATTAGCAACTGAGATGGGAGATAAAATCCTAACAATTGGTTTTGATTTATTAAATATTTCGGAGGTTGTTTGTTTTACTCTGACAATGAATCGAGCTTCACAAAGGGTTATGGAAAAGTTAGGATTTAAATACGAGCGTGATATTGTTCGCGCGAATTTACCGCATTTATTGTATCGATTAACGGTTTAATTACAAATTTATATTACTTTTAGCCTTAAGAAATTTCATAAAAATAAGCTAGGAATGGCTCCCTAGCTGAGATATCTATTCACGTATCTATAGGCTGGAAATTATTGATACGGATTCATTTGATAAGGATTCATGATTCCTGGAGGTACCATTGCACCTTCTAAATCAGCCCCCATCAAGTTTGCACCTTGGATATTGGCATTTAAGAGATTTGTTTTTTGTAAATCTGCCTTTTGTAAGTTTGCACCTTGCAAATCAGCCCCTAGCAGGTTTGCGCCTTCTAAATCTGCATCATATAAATTTGCCCCTTGCAGATTTGCTCCGGCTATATTTGCTTTACTTAAATCTACTCCTCGTAAATTAGCTGATGCTAGGTTTGTTCCTTGTAGATTAGCCTTTTCTAACTCTGCTTTTTGCAGGTTTGCACCCGCTAAATTAGCTGCTTGTAGATTTGCTCTTTCCAGCTGCGCTTCATATAAGTTGCAGCCAGCACATTCATTAGTTGTTAATAGACGTTGAACATTTGCAGCTACGCTATCTACTGGCCATGCTGTTGGAGGTACAACAGGAGCCGGATTTACTATTGGAGTTGGTGTAGATTCTGTCGGTACGGGTTGTGTCTCTGATAGAGCTAAAGCATAGGGCTGATCGAAAAGAGAAAATATTGCCAGAAATCCCAGAAATACAGCAGTTAAAAGCCAAGATGTTACTTTTTTTGAGTTTGGTTTGTTCATTAGTTTATTCCTCTACAATTTGATATTGTTTGCTTTTAATTAACGTTGGTTTTACCTTAATGCCAATCAATCTCCTAAATCAAATACTATTATTTTGCCTAACCATAAATAAAACTAATGGTTTATTAGCTATTCATATCAGATCGAAACTCTCTAGTGATTCATCTATTACGTTTAAAATATATTTAGAGTTTTTTTCGATAATTATTATTATTGACAACCTCTAATCTATCCCGATTGACCCAACGATTAACAAACTCATTTTTATTGTTCTGAACTTTAACTTGTACTTGCTTAGAGCCTAACTTGACAACTTCGGCAGGAATTCTCTGGATATTCTCAGAGTCAGCACGAGCTTTATACAACCAAACAACTTTTTGCCCTACGAAATAGTCAGAATTTGGACTTAAGTGCGGTGTTTGATCTGCCCAAGAGGGGCAAGCAATTCCTAAATTGATTAAAAGTATTAAAAGCATTAAAGCGATTTTGAGAATTTTCATAGGTGTGATTTGAGTATGCGATCGGAGCTTTCTAGTAGATGAAAAATACTCTATTTTAAAAGCATTGCAACGTTTGGTAAAAGTTGATAAGTTCCGCTTTTAAACATGATAGATAAGCCCAAGTATATTAATACAAAGGGAAAAACCTTGCGTCCATAGCGAGTCATCACAGAAGCCATGAGAGGATTCCGAGTCAGGTTGTAAGAGACAAAACACCACAGTCCAATCGCTAAATAGCAAACGCACACAATTACTGCCAAGCTGGGAAAGTTACTGCTAGCAAATAAAGGTATATAGATGCCAATATTGTTTCCACCATTAGCAATAGTTACCGCAGAAACACGATAAGTTTGCGGATCTCTGAGGATTGCTATTAATGATTTTTTACGGCGCTGAGGTTTAGCTGAATTGCCAAAGTTAACTGATACAGCTTGTATAGTATCTTCTTCTGCTTCTCGACTCATTAAATGGCTGATACCAATTATGATGGGGAGTATGCCTAACAATCCAACCCATGCTTCTGGAAGAACTAAGCCACCTAAAAAGCCAGGAAGGCTAGCCATTACTAATGTAGTGAATCCCACAAATTCGCCAATAATAATATGTTTGGGGCGAAAGACATGATTTACTTTGCCAAAAAAAGCTGTCAAATATAAATTGTCATCAAATGTCGTTGCAAAAGCTACAGATACTCCAATAAGTAGCGTACCAATTAGCCAACTCATAGTCTTTCTCCGCGAGGATTTAGCAAAATTCTTTCAGAAGATGATTGAAGCGATCGCTATTAATTACAGATGTAATTGTGTTCTTCAACTTGTAAGCTTAGTAGCTTATGAACTTAATATTATGCTTGGGTTCAAATAAGAGCAAATACTCTTTTTTCTTAAAAGGATAAAATGAAGTTATTGATTGCCAAAGAATGCAGAATTCAGAATCGATTAGTAAAGGATGCAAACTCTCAAGAAGAATCTAGGAAACAGAAAGCAGAATTCAGAACTTACTCTGGCTCCTGAGTTCTGAATTCTTTTCGATACTATCGCCCATATACCTTACTTGTAGATTTTTGACAATATATCTTAAGATATACTTATTGGGCATGAGAAAGAATGTCAATGCCCCAAGTCGGCAGACTACAGTTCATCTCACACTCCGAAGTGGGCTTTTCTGCCGACTTCCTGTAGTTTAAAAATATTCAACCTCAGAGGGAACCCATAAATTGTGAATTCTGGCGTCTGAGGCATATATTTTTTCGATAAAATATTGCCAAAATTAAAATTTATTTATGCAAATAAATCAAGTCAGAAAAGCAGTAATTCCTGCTGCTGGTTTTGGTACTAGATTATTTCCTGCTACTAAAGTTGTCAAAAAAGAACTTTTTCCAATTATTGACCAAAATGGCAGAGCTAAACCTGTAATTTTAGCAATTGTAGAAGAAGCAATTAGCGCGGGCATTACAGAAGTAGGCATTGTTGTACAACCTGACGATCTAGAAATTTTTGCAGATTTATTTAAAAATCCACCCACACCAGAACTTTGGCAAAAACTCTCACCATCCAATCAAGAATACAGTGAATATCTGCAAGAATTGGGTAAGAAAGTTGTGCTATTAACCCAGCAACAACAAGAAGGCTATGGTCATGCAGTATTTTGTGCTAAAGACTGGGTACAAAATGAGCCATTTCTGTTAATGTTGGGCGATCATGTTTATAAATCCGATATTGATAAATCTTGTGCGCGACAAATTGTTGAACTTTATGCACAAGTTAATCAAAGTGTAGTTAGCTTAACTACAATGCCAGCTGCAATCAT
The genomic region above belongs to Calothrix sp. NIES-2098 and contains:
- a CDS encoding putative acetyltransferase, encoding MQLIETFSTRRLLAERLRFQHLHELYRMHQNLKVMATLGGIRSDEETRLFIFNNLHHWEQYGFGLWVFRDRVNRQFVGRAGLRNTHVDGKEEVELAYALMAEFWGKGLATEMGDKILTIGFDLLNISEVVCFTLTMNRASQRVMEKLGFKYERDIVRANLPHLLYRLTV
- a CDS encoding pentapeptide repeat-containing protein: MNKPNSKKVTSWLLTAVFLGFLAIFSLFDQPYALALSETQPVPTESTPTPIVNPAPVVPPTAWPVDSVAANVQRLLTTNECAGCNLYEAQLERANLQAANLAGANLQKAELEKANLQGTNLASANLRGVDLSKANIAGANLQGANLYDADLEGANLLGADLQGANLQKADLQKTNLLNANIQGANLMGADLEGAMVPPGIMNPYQMNPYQ
- a CDS encoding cadmium resistance transporter, translated to MSWLIGTLLIGVSVAFATTFDDNLYLTAFFGKVNHVFRPKHIIIGEFVGFTTLVMASLPGFLGGLVLPEAWVGLLGILPIIIGISHLMSREAEEDTIQAVSVNFGNSAKPQRRKKSLIAILRDPQTYRVSAVTIANGGNNIGIYIPLFASSNFPSLAVIVCVCYLAIGLWCFVSYNLTRNPLMASVMTRYGRKVFPFVLIYLGLSIMFKSGTYQLLPNVAMLLK
- a CDS encoding UTP-glucose-1-phosphate uridylyltransferase; this encodes MQINQVRKAVIPAAGFGTRLFPATKVVKKELFPIIDQNGRAKPVILAIVEEAISAGITEVGIVVQPDDLEIFADLFKNPPTPELWQKLSPSNQEYSEYLQELGKKVVLLTQQQQEGYGHAVFCAKDWVQNEPFLLMLGDHVYKSDIDKSCARQIVELYAQVNQSVVSLTTMPAAIIDKAGCVTGMWQEFNSVLAITQLAEKPSIDYARQNLRVEGMAEDEFLCIFGLYVLTPKIFDYLAESIQENFRYRGEFQLTTCLDRLCQAEGMTGYVIKGKCFDTGLPDTYRQTLIDFR